A genomic window from Serratia liquefaciens includes:
- a CDS encoding ABC transporter permease, which produces MRNFILRRLLQTLPMMLLASLLIFFIFAMTPGDFIDGNINLTPQRAAELRALYGLDQPLFSRYLHWLGQLLQGDLGFSLQYQIPVSTLLNQYIWNSFLLASVALVLYWGIALAVGVASAMKPYSLFDHLVTVAVFGAMSFPTFFLCLLLIKWFAVDLHWLPAGGMLRTGSEASGLAWALDVAAHLLLPVLALVMLQAGTLTRYFRASMLDVIRMDYIRTARAKGLKEKTVILRHALRNALLPIITLLGFELPALFSGALITEKIFNWPGAGHIHIDSLAARDYPVLMGFTLFLAVLTILGNLLADILYAYADPRIRLR; this is translated from the coding sequence ATGAGAAATTTTATCCTGCGCCGCTTGCTGCAAACCCTGCCGATGATGCTACTGGCGTCGCTGCTGATTTTCTTTATTTTCGCGATGACTCCCGGCGACTTTATCGACGGCAACATCAACCTGACGCCGCAGCGCGCGGCTGAGCTGCGGGCGCTCTACGGGCTGGATCAGCCACTGTTCAGCCGCTATCTGCACTGGCTCGGCCAACTGTTGCAGGGCGATCTCGGCTTCTCGCTGCAATACCAAATCCCGGTCAGTACCCTGTTGAACCAGTATATCTGGAACTCCTTCCTGCTGGCGTCGGTGGCGCTGGTGCTGTATTGGGGCATTGCGTTGGCGGTGGGCGTGGCCTCGGCAATGAAACCCTATTCGCTGTTCGATCATCTGGTGACCGTGGCGGTGTTCGGTGCCATGTCGTTCCCGACCTTTTTCCTCTGTCTGTTGCTGATCAAATGGTTCGCCGTCGATCTGCACTGGCTGCCTGCGGGTGGCATGCTGCGCACCGGTAGCGAAGCCAGCGGATTGGCGTGGGCACTGGACGTGGCGGCGCACCTGTTGCTGCCGGTGCTGGCGTTGGTGATGCTGCAGGCCGGTACCCTGACGCGCTATTTCCGCGCCAGCATGCTGGACGTGATCCGCATGGATTATATCCGTACCGCACGCGCCAAGGGGCTGAAGGAAAAGACGGTGATCCTGCGACATGCGCTGCGTAATGCGCTGTTGCCGATCATCACCCTGTTGGGCTTTGAGCTGCCCGCGCTGTTTTCCGGCGCGCTGATCACCGAAAAAATCTTCAACTGGCCGGGCGCCGGGCATATCCATATCGATTCGCTGGCGGCGCGCGACTATCCGGTATTGATGGGCTTTACGCTGTTTCTGGCGGTATTGACCATTTTAGGCAATCTGCTGGCGGACATTTTGTATGCCTATGCCGACCCGCGCATTCGTTTGAGGTAA